In one Dreissena polymorpha isolate Duluth1 chromosome 7, UMN_Dpol_1.0, whole genome shotgun sequence genomic region, the following are encoded:
- the LOC127838694 gene encoding uncharacterized protein C5orf49-like isoform X2: MENKCRCTRTNNISRKHGTAVSEGSQTWPSGLRYWSRHELDDFIADRKHTFLGARIRPTVADVIPPYERFVNRGDGYDAKMHRDDRKSVNKIGYSFHDEERQRTVPLLSSSTYGHRLGQPLEPFARGHVRVERAGKGFLHTRGTGLPPIEDISLKCKL; the protein is encoded by the exons ATGGAAAACAAATGTCGCTGTACG AGGACAAATAACATCAGCCGGAAGCATGGTACGGCGGTCAGTGAAGGTTCCCAAACCTGGCCTTCCGGTCTGCGATACTGGAGCCGGCACGAGCTAGACGACTTTATAGCAGACCGGAAGCACACCTTCCTGGGGGCTCGCATCCGACCCACTGTG GCTGACGTCATACCCCCATACGAAAGATTTGTCAACCGCGGAGATGGCTATGACGCCAAGATGCATCGTGACGACCGGAAGAGCGTCAACAAGATCGGTTATTCCTTTCATGATGAG gAGCGGCAACGCACTGTACCACTGTTGTCGTCATCTACATACGGGCACCGCCTGGGTCAGCCCCTCGAGCCATTTGCCCGTGGCCACGTGCGCGTTGAGAGGGCCGGCAAGGGGTTCTTACACACGAGGGGCACAGGGTTACCTCCCATTGAGGACATCTCGTTGAAATGCAAACTTTAG
- the LOC127838694 gene encoding uncharacterized protein C5orf49-like isoform X1 has translation MEDDGKQMSLYGKRILTPQEQMGLWKNIVWRTNNISRKHGTAVSEGSQTWPSGLRYWSRHELDDFIADRKHTFLGARIRPTVADVIPPYERFVNRGDGYDAKMHRDDRKSVNKIGYSFHDEERQRTVPLLSSSTYGHRLGQPLEPFARGHVRVERAGKGFLHTRGTGLPPIEDISLKCKL, from the exons atggaGGACGATGGAAAACAAATGTCGCTGTACGGTAAAAGGATTTTAACCCCACAAGAACAAATGGGGTTGTGGAAAAACATAGTATGG AGGACAAATAACATCAGCCGGAAGCATGGTACGGCGGTCAGTGAAGGTTCCCAAACCTGGCCTTCCGGTCTGCGATACTGGAGCCGGCACGAGCTAGACGACTTTATAGCAGACCGGAAGCACACCTTCCTGGGGGCTCGCATCCGACCCACTGTG GCTGACGTCATACCCCCATACGAAAGATTTGTCAACCGCGGAGATGGCTATGACGCCAAGATGCATCGTGACGACCGGAAGAGCGTCAACAAGATCGGTTATTCCTTTCATGATGAG gAGCGGCAACGCACTGTACCACTGTTGTCGTCATCTACATACGGGCACCGCCTGGGTCAGCCCCTCGAGCCATTTGCCCGTGGCCACGTGCGCGTTGAGAGGGCCGGCAAGGGGTTCTTACACACGAGGGGCACAGGGTTACCTCCCATTGAGGACATCTCGTTGAAATGCAAACTTTAG